In Procambarus clarkii isolate CNS0578487 chromosome 58, FALCON_Pclarkii_2.0, whole genome shotgun sequence, one genomic interval encodes:
- the LOC138353580 gene encoding myb-like protein Q has protein sequence MLMYDHHTQYDHHPQYDHHPQYDHHTQHDHHTQYDHHTQYDHHTQYDHHTQYDHHTQYDYHTQYDHHTQYDYHTQYDHHTQYDHHTQYDHHPQYDHHTQYDHHTQYDHHTQYDHHTQYDHHTQYDYHTQYDHHTQYDYHTQYDHHTQYDHHTQYDHHTQYDHHTQYDHQTQYDHHTQYDHHTQYDHQTQYDHHTQYDHHTQYDHHTQYDHHTQYDHHTQYDHQTQYDHHTQYDHHTQYDHHTQYDHHTQYDYHTQYDHHTQYDHHTQYDHHTQYDHYTQYDHHTQYDHHTQYDHHTQYDHHTQYDHHTQYDHHTQYDHHTQYDHHTQYDHHTQYDHHTQYDHHTQYDHHTQYDHHTQYDHHTQYDHHTQYDHQTQYDHHTQYDHHTQYDHQTQYDHHTQYDHHTQYDHHTQYDHHTQYDHHTQYDHHTQYDHHTQYDHHTQYDHQTQYDHHTQYDHHTQYDHRPQYDHHTQYDHHTQYDHHTQYDHHTQYDHHTQYDHHTQYDHHAQYDHHTQYDHHTQYDHHTQYDHQTQYDHHTQYDHHTQYDHHTQYDHHTQYDHHTQYDHHTQYDHQTQYDHHTQYDHHTQYDHHTQYDHHTQYDHHTNNNNHHNHHHCHPSQTT, from the exons atgttgatg TATGACCACCACACTCAGTATGACCATCACCCTCAGTATGATCATCACCCTCAGTatgaccaccacactcagcatGACCATCACACTCAGTATGACCATCACACTCAGTATGACCATCACACTCAGTATGACCACCACACTCAGTATGACCACCACACTCAGTATGACTACCACACTCAGTATGACCACCACACTCAGTATGACTACCACACTCAGTATGACCACCACACTCAGTATGACCACCACACTCAGTATGACCACCACCCTCAGTATGACCACCACACTCAGTATGACCACCACACTCAGTATGACCACCACACTCAGTATGACCACCACACTCAGTATGACCACCACACTCAGTATGACTACCACACTCAGTATGACCACCACACTCAGTATGACTACCACACTCAGTATGACCACCACACTCAGTATGACCACCACACTCAGTATGACCACCACACTCAGTATGACCACCACACTCAGTATGACCACCAAACTCAGTATGACCACCACACTCAGTATGACCACCACACTCAGTATGACCACCAAACTCAGTATGACCACCACACTCAGTATGACCACCACACTCAGTATGACCACCACACTCAGTATGACCACCACACTCAGTATGACCACCACACTCAGTATGACCACCAAACTCAGTATGACCACCACACTCAGTATGACCACCACACTCAGTATGACCACCACACTCAGTATGACCACCACACTCAGTATGACTACCACACTCAGTATGACCACCACACTCAGTATGACCACCACACTCAGTATGACCATCACACTCAGTATGACCACTACACTCAGTATGACCACCACACTCAGTATGACCACCACACTCAGTATGACCACCACACTCAGTATGACCACCACACTCAGTATGACCATCACACTCAGTATGACCACCACACTCAGTATGACCACCACACTCAATATGACCACCACACTCAGTATGACCATCACACTCAGTATGACCACCACACTCAGTATGACCACCACACTCAGTATGACCACCACACTCAGTATGACCACCACACTCAGTATGACCACCACACTCAGTATGACCACCACACTCAGTATGACCACCAAACTCAGTATGACCACCACACTCAGTATGACCACCACACTCAGTATGACCACCAAACTCAGTATGACCACCACACTCAGTATGACCACCACACTCAGTATGACCACCACACTCAGTATGACCACCACACTCAGTATGACCATCACACTCAGTATGACCACCACACTCAGTATGACCACCACACTCAGTATGACCACCACACTCAGTATGACCACCAAACTCAGTATGATCACCACACTCAGTATGACCACCACACTCAGTATGATCATCGCCCTCAGTATGACCATCACACTCAGTATGACCACCACACTCAGTATGACCACCACACTCAGTATGACCACCACACTCAGTATGACCACCACACTCAGTATGACCACCACACTCAGTATGACCACCACGCTCAGTATGACCACCACACTCAGTATGACCACCACACTCAGTATGACCACCACACTCAGTATGACCACCAAACTCAGTATGACCACCACACTCAGTATGACCACCACACTCAGTATGACCATCACACTCAGTATGACCACCACACTCAGTATGACCACCACACTCAGTATGACCACCACACTCAGTATGACCACCAAACTCAGTATGACCACCACACTCAGTATGACCACCACACTCAGTATGACCACCACACTCAGTATGACCACCACACTCAGTATgaccaccacactaacaacaacaaccaccacaatcaccatcactgccaccctTCTCAAACTACCTAA